A stretch of the Medicago truncatula cultivar Jemalong A17 chromosome 5, MtrunA17r5.0-ANR, whole genome shotgun sequence genome encodes the following:
- the LOC11406534 gene encoding senescence associated gene 20 — translation MPIEQEDHNKKLVTDLYKALISKDTNTMQHLLASDLEWWFHGPPCHRHYLVPILTGSSSSSSISQESLVPNLIIGFGSVIVAEGYDEKNMVWWVHAWSISDGIITEVREYVNTSVYVTKLGLHSEDVVVGSSCRCIWQSKLCDGSVPGLILTI, via the coding sequence ATGCCTATAGAGCAAGAGGATCACAACAAGAAATTAGTAACTGATTTATACAAAGCCCTAATCTCCAAAGACACAAACACAATGCAACATCTTCTTGCCTCAGATTTGGAATGGTGGTTCCATGGTCCACCATGTCATCGTCACTATTTGGTCCCTATCCTCACAggctcatcatcatcatcatcaatatctCAAGAATCTTTAGTTCCTAATCTTATAATTGGGTTTGGATCAGTGATTGTTGCTGAAGGctatgatgaaaaaaatatggtatGGTGGGTTCATGCATGGTCTATTTCTGATGGAATTATCACTGAGGTTAGAGAATATGTTAACACTTCGGTTTATGTTACTAAGCTTGGTTTGCATTCAGaagatgttgttgttggttcCAGTTGTAGGTGCATTTGGCAGAGTAAGCTTTGTGATGGTTCGGTTCCTGGACTCATTCTCACAATCTAG
- the LOC11406006 gene encoding E3 ubiquitin-protein ligase listerin has translation MGRQKGEGARSKARPSSSSLAASLLSSAPSSAAAAAVGFGGFVGSSRLDPSPSNEDSSLPFADVDSEIAVHLKRLGRKDSTTKLKALSALSTLLQQKSAKEIVPIIPQWAFEYKKLLLDYNRDVRRATHDTMTTLVTSVGRDLAPHLKTLMGPWWFAQFDPASEVSQAAKRSLQAIFPAQEKRLDALILCTTEIFMYLEENLKLTPQSLSDKAVAMDELEEMYQQVISSTLLALASLLDVLISPQQEQPAFENITTEPKHASKARVAAVSFGEKLLIDHKHFLEFLKSQRPTIRSATYTVLKSFIKNMPHAITEGNIKSLAGAILGAFNEKDPTCHPSMWDVILLFSRRFPGSWSSLNVQKNILNPFWNFLRNGCFGSQQVSYPALVLFLDNVPPKAVQGDKFFLDFFKSLWAGRKTSLSADRLAFFQSFEECFLWSLKNASRYNGGDDSISHFRVTLIDNILVKLIWRDFLTTGSSKGYDIITGKESDSSEKTLSHSKKVDVQNTKYPMPYLQALGKCFVEILLGIHVLDINLLSVFTVELEDNCMSVLQQAGNVEMVEQIISFMLLLEKHTVTKGATWPLVYIVGPMLAKSFPIIRSSDSANTVKLLSVAVSIFGPQKTVQEVFNQKRGHCSSQLSYGGDELLEAEEFLQIFKNTFVPWCLQPNSSSTNARLDLLLTLLDDRHFSEQWSFIVNCVINQSNSGCPAGLINSDQTAMFAMLLEKARDESMKRKVRDGSSYRPGANAEDWHHECLESYAIAASHSLPPYSTSHVQFMCSLLGGSEEGRSIPFLSIDALIVVYEEILRKLVRFIHDSSFSWAQDTASMLSIDAEISAEHDSSLNIVEMAKVSLEILDGSFFCLKTLDEVGRTVSGILAAIFVIKWECNSSKALDYSLDDSARRSLGEYAHTFHNKINVPFLKSLCIENYRSLWKVLIESVKSAIFVEDSRVNNGITSLCCTWVLEILERVCVDENDEQNLLHQLLIKEDRWPVFVVHKFSSIKASGHQKFVALIDKLIQKIGIDRVIAGCAMPNSSMLERGQDIASSAWLAAEILCTWRWPENSALSSFLPSLCAYAKRSDSPLESLLDDILSILLDGSLIYGADSTKSSVSMWPVPADEIEGIEEPFLRALVSFLSTLFKENIWGTKKASYLIELLANKLFLGEEVNTNCLRILPFLISVLLEPFYGYMEPIKGVEPCSLVEGFVQNTMIDWLERALRLPPLVTWTTGQDMEGWLQLVIACYPFSAMGGPQSLKPARSISPDERKLLYQLFLKQKLVAGVSAMTNQLPVVQVLLSKLMVVSVGYCWNEFSEEDWDFLLSNLRCWIQSVVVMMEDVTENVNGLVDDSSGNLDVMCKKIEKIISISDPFPIKISENALLSFSLFLKHCKHHQTEETDNLNTMKTEKLDSAKDRIVEGILRLLFCTGISEAIANAYFKEAASVIALSRVQHASFWEFVASAVLNSSPQARDRAVKSIAFWGLSKGSISSLYAILFTSKPIPLLQFAAYYVLSNEPVLSMAVIEDSACNSDINAASDQDSSRFDTSIEEKVSLKKEISYMVERAPYEVLEMDLHSHQRVNLFLAWSLLISHLWSLPSSSSDRERLIQYIQDSATPVILDCLFQHIPVDISMNQSLKKKDAELSGSLSKSASAATLATNTGSLLFSVKSLWPIESEKISSLAGAIYGLMLHVLPAYVRGWFNDLRDRNISTAIESFTRTCCSPPLIANELSQIKKANFRDENFTVSVSKSANEVVATYTKDETGMDLVIRLPASYPLRPVDVDCTRSLGISEVKQRKWLMSMMLFVRNQNGALAEAIGIWKRNFDKEFEGVEECPICYSVIHTTNHGLPRLACRTCKHKFHSACLYKWFSTSHKSSCPLCQSPF, from the exons ATGGGAAGACAGAAAGGAGAAGGTGCTAGAAGCAAAGCTCGCCCATCAAGTAGCAG TCTCGCCGCATCGTTGTTATCCTCCGCCCCTTCCTCCGCCGCTGCCGCCGCTGTTGGATTCGGTGGTTTTGTCGGTAGTTCCCGTCTTGATCCTTCTCCTTCAAATGAAgactcttctctcccttttgcG GATGTTGATAGTGAAATTGCAGTGCACTTGAAGAGACTAGGCAGGAAGGATTCCACCACTAAG CTTAAGGCATTGTCAGCTTTATCTACGCTGCTTCAGCAAAAGTCAGCAAAAGAAATTGTTCCAATTATTCCCCAATGG GCGTTTGAATATAAAAAGCTGTTGCTGGACTACAATAGGGATGTTAGGCGGGCTACTCATGATACCATGACCACACTTGTTACTTCTGTTGG GAGAGATTTAGCTCCTCATTTGAAGACCTTGATGGGACCATGGTGGTTTGCACAATTTGATCCAGCTTCTGAAGTTTCTCAGGCAGCAAAAAGGTCTTTGCAG GCTATCTTTCCAGCACAGGAAAAAAGACTCGATGCTTTAATTTTATGCACAACAGAGATATTCATGTATTTAGAAGAAAACCTAAAGCTTACGCCACAAAGTTTGTCTGACAAAGCTGTAGCCATGGATGAGTTGGAGGAGATGTACCAGCAG GTGATATCATCAACATTGTTGGCATTGGCCTCTCTTCTTGATGTTTTAATATCCCCACAACAAGAGCAGCCTGCTTTTGAGAATATAACTACTGAACCTAAACATGCTTCGAAGGCCAGGGTGGCGGCTGTTTCTTTtggtgaaaagttgttaataGATCATAAGCACTTCTTAGAATTTTTGAAGTCTCAAAGACCTACTATCCGATCTGCTACCTATACTGTTTTGAAGagctttataaaaaatatgcCACATGCTATTACCGAAGGAAATATAAAAAGTCTTGCCGGTGCAATTCTTGGTGCTTTCAATGAGAAGGATCCAACATGTCATCCTTCAATGTGGGATGTAATATTACTTTTTTCTAGAAGGTTCCCAGGGAGTTGGAGTTCCTTAAATGTTCAGAAAAACATACTGAATCCTTTTTGGAATTTTCTTAGGAATGGATGCTTTGGTTCCCAACAGGTCTCATACCCTGCcttggttttatttttagacAACGTGCCTCCTAAAGCTGTTCAGGGGGATaagttttttcttgattttttcaaAAGCTTGTGGGCGGGAAGGAAAACTTCTCTATCAGCAGATAGACTGGCATTTTTTCAGTCATTTGAAGAGTGTTTTCTTTGGTCCTTGAAAAATGCTTCAAG ATATAATGGTGGAGACGACTCGATCAGTCATTTCCGAGTCACTCTCATTGATAATATCCTAGTAAAGCTTATATGGAGGGATTTCCTTACAACTGGAAGCTCCAAAGGTTATGATATAATCACAGGAAAAGAATCTGATTCATCTGAGAAAACCCTTTCTCATAGCAAGAAAGTGGATGTGCAAAATACGAAATATCCTATGCCCTATTTGCAAGCATTGGGAAAGTGCTTTGTTGAAATCCTTTTAGGCATTCATGTATTAGATATCAATCTTCTATCTGTTTTTACTGTGGAACTTGAAGATAATTGCATGAGTGTTCTTCAGCAAGCAGGCAATGTGGAGATGGTTGAACAAATCATTTCGTTTATGTTATTGTTGGAGAAACATACAGTTACGAAAGGTGCAACTTGGCCCTTGGTCTATATTGTTGGACCTATGTTGGCGAAGTCTTTCCCAATCATTAGGTCTTCT GATTCAGCAAATACTGTAAAACTTCTATCCGTTGCTGTTTCAATATTTGGACCACAAAAAACGGTCCAAGAAGTTTTTAATCAGAAAAGAGGGCACTGTAGTAGTCAGCTTTCATATGGTGGAGATGAATTATTGGAAGCTGAAGAATTTCTGCAAATCTTCAAGAATACTTTTGTCCCTTGGTGTCTGCAGCCAAATAGTTCCTCAACTAATGCTCGTTTAGATCTTTTGTTGACCTTGCTGGATGATAGGCATTTCTCAGAACAATGGTCTTTCATCGTCAATTGTGTAATTAACCAAAGTAATTCTGGATGCCCAGCAGGTTTGATAAACTCTGACCAAACAGCAATGTTTGCCATGCTCCTTGAAAAAGCAAGGGACGAGAGTATGAAGAGGAAGGTGAGAGATGGTTCCAGTTATAGACCAGGCGCTAATGCTGAAGATTGGCATCATGAATGTCTGGAATCATATGCTATTGCTGCTTCTCATTCTCTGCCTCCGTATAGCACTTCTCATGTGCAGTTTATGTG CTCTCTTCTTGGTGGTTCAGAAGAAGGAAGATCTATTCCTTTTCTGTCCATAGATGCATTGATCGTCGTCTATGAGGAGATTCTCAGGAAGTTGGTCAGATTTATACATGATTCGTCTTTTTCTTGGGCACAAGATACAGCTTCTATGTTAAGCATTGATGCAGAAATCTCTGCAGAACATGATAGTTCTCTTAACATTGTTGAGATGGCTAAGGTCTCCCTTGAGATACTTGATGGCAGTTTCTTTTGCCTGAAGACACTGGATGAGGTAGGTAGAACTGTATCAGGAATTTTAGCAGCAATCTTTGTCATCAAgtgggagtgtaattcaagtaAAGCTTTGGACTATTCACTTGATGACAGTGCCAGACGATCATTGGGGGAATATGCACACACTTTCCATAACAAGATAAATGTCCCCTTTTTAAAAAGCTTATGCATAGAGAACTACAGGAGCCTGTGGAAAGTCTTAATTGAATCAGTAAAGTCTGCAATATTTGTTGAAGATAGTCGTGTTAATAACGGGATCACATCATTATGCTGTACATGGGTACTTGAAATTCTTGAGCGTGTCTGCGTGGATGAAAATGATGAACAGAATCTTCTACACCAGCTGCTGATAAAAGAGGACAGATGGCCTGTGTTTGTAGTACACAAGTTCAGCTCAATAAAG GCTTCAGGACACCAGAAATTTGTAGCTCTAATTGACAAGTTAATCCAAAAAATTGGAATAGATAGAGTTATTGCTGGGTGTGCAATGCCTAATTCGTCTATGCTTGAAAGAGGTCAAGATATTGCATCATCTGCATGGCTAGCTGCTGAAATACTATGCACATGGAGATGGCCAGAAAACAGTGCTTTGTCTTCTTTCTTACCTTCACTGTGTGCATACGCCAAAAGAAGTGATTCTCCCCTGGAAAGCCTATTAGATGACATATTGAGCATCTTGCTCGATGGTTCTCTTATTTATGGAGCGGATAGCACGAAGAGTTCTGTGAGTATGTGGCCAGTTCCAGCTGATGAAATAGAAGGAATTGAAGAACCATTCTTAAGAGCGCTTGTTTCCTTTCTGTCTACATTGTTTAAAGAGAACATATGGGGGACTAAGAAGGCATCCTATCTTATTGAGCTTCTTGCCAATAAACTATTTCTTGGTGAAGAAGTAAATACAAATTGTCTTAGGATTCTTCCTTTTCTTATTAGTGTACTTCTTGAACCATTTTATGGATATATGGAGCCCATTAAAGGTGTTGAACCTTGTTCTTTAGTAGAAGGATTTGTGCAAAACACCATGATAGACTGGCTTGAGAGGGCTCTAAGGCTTCCACCTTTGGTCACATGGACAACAGGGCAAG ATATGGAAGGCTGGCTTCAGTTGGTAATTGCCTGTTATCCTTTCAGCGCAATGGGTGGTCCACAATCATTAAAGCCAGCTAGAAGTATCAGCCCTGATGAGAGGAAACTTTTATATCAATTATTTCTGAAGCAGAAGCTTGTTGCTGGAGTATCTGCAATGACCAACCAGCTTCCAGTAGTTCAGGTGCTGCTATCAAAACTTATGGTTGTTTCAGTAGGTTACTGCTGGAATGAATTTAGTGAAGAAGATTGGGACTTTCTGTTGTCCAACCTAAGGTGTTGGATTCAATCAGTAGTTGTTATGATGGAGGATGTAACAGAAAATGTAAATGGTTTAGTTGATGATTCATCCGGTAATTTGGATGTAATGTGtaagaaaattgagaaaattatttCGATTTCAGATCCTTTTCCTATAAAAATTTCTGAAAATGCCCTGTTATCCTTTTCACTTTTCCTAAAGCATTGTAAACATCACCAAACTGAAGAGACAGATAATTTAAATACAATGAAAACAGAAAAGTTGGATTCTGCTAAAGATCGGATTGTAGAAGGTATACTGCGCTTACTATTTTGCACTGGCATATCCGAGGCTATTGCAAATGCATACTTCAAAGAAGCTGCATCAGTTATTGCGTTGTCACGGGTTCAACATGCATCTTTTTGGGAATTTGTTGCTTCTGCTGTCCTTAATTCCTCTCCCCAGGCTAGAGATAGAGCAGTGAAATCAATTGCATTTTGGGGACTAAGCAAAGGGTCTATCAGCTCATTGTATGCTATACTTTTTACTTCCAAGCCAATTCCTTTGTTGCAGTTTGCTGCATATTATGTTCTTTCAAATGAGCCTGTTTTAAGCATGGCTGTCATTGAAGATAGTGCTTGCAACTCAGACATAAATGCTGCTAGTGACCAGGATTCCAGCCGTTTTGACACGTCAATAGAAGAAAAGGtcagtttgaaaaaggaaatatCTTACATGGTCGAAAGGGCACCATATGAGGTTCTTGAAATGGACTTACATTCGCATCAACGA GTAAATCTCTTCCTGGCTTGGTCTTTGTTGATATCACATCTATGGTCGTTACCTTCATCATCATCTGACAGGGAGAGACTGATCCAGTACATTCAAGATTCTGCTACTCCAGTTATTTTAGATTGCCTTTTTCAGCATATTCCTGTAGACATTTCCATGAATCAGAGTCTGAAGAAGAAAGATGCAGAGCTTTCTGGTAGCTTATCAAAATCTGCAAGTGCTGCAACCCTAGCCACCAACACTGGTTCACTCTTATTCTCTGTGAAATCTCTTTGGCCTATTGAGTCGGAAAAAATTTCATCACTTGCTGGAGCAATATATGGCCTGATGCTTCATGTTCTTCCTGCTTATGTCCGTGGCTGGTTTAATGATTTGCGCGATCGTAACATATCAACTGCCATTGAATCCTTTACCAGGACTTGCTGCAGCCCTCCTCTCATTGCAAATGAATTGTCCCAG ATTAAGAAAGCCAACTTTCGTGATGAGAATTTCACAGTTAGTGTAAGCAAATCAGCAAATGAGGTTGTTGCTACTTACACTAAGGATGAAACAGGAATGGATCTGGTCATTCGTCTCCCCGCATCTTATCCACTTAGGCCTGTAGATGTTGATTGCACTCGAAGCCTTGGAATTAGTGAGGTCAAGCAAAGGAAATGGTTAATGTCAATGATGCTATTTGTTCGTAATCAG AATGGTGCTTTAGCAGAAGCTATTGGAATTTGGAAGCGCAATTTTGATAAAGAATTTGAAGGTGTTGAGGAGTGTCCGATCTGTTACAGTGTTATCCACACCACAAACCACGGCCTTCCTCGCCTTGCTTGCAGGACATGCAAACACAAATTTCATTCTGCTTGCCTTTATAAATGGTTTTCAACATCTCACAAATCATCTTGCCCCTTGTGTCAATCTCCGTTCTGA